A single window of Acetobacteraceae bacterium DNA harbors:
- the minC gene encoding septum formation inhibitor MinC: MTAENLPHIRAGHRSFLALVLMPENPIDLWLSALEREIETAPHLFRGRAVILDLSEVKENTPQLTALPQRLRDMGLFITGVEGQAAYWPSLKEWNIPIAPNNGGQLIPLQSELAEEAQQQPKKTALIIEETIRSGQLFQHAEGDVIIMGNVSWGAEIIAGGSIIVYGALRGRAIAGLEGASDARVIAQQFEAELIAIDGYYSVLENFPADLIGKPAQAKLINKRVELLGIPSSKTVTSTKSTKK, from the coding sequence ATGACCGCTGAAAATCTGCCACATATTCGAGCCGGGCATCGCTCTTTTTTAGCCTTAGTCCTTATGCCGGAAAATCCTATTGATTTGTGGCTCTCCGCCTTAGAGCGGGAAATCGAGACAGCGCCTCACCTTTTTCGAGGACGTGCGGTTATTTTAGACCTTTCCGAAGTTAAGGAAAATACGCCTCAACTAACAGCTCTTCCCCAACGTTTGAGGGACATGGGACTCTTTATCACAGGTGTCGAAGGTCAAGCGGCCTATTGGCCGAGCTTAAAAGAATGGAATATTCCAATTGCCCCCAACAATGGCGGTCAACTTATTCCCCTTCAAAGTGAACTTGCCGAAGAAGCACAGCAACAGCCAAAAAAAACAGCGCTCATTATTGAAGAGACCATTCGTTCCGGACAGCTTTTCCAGCATGCTGAGGGGGATGTCATTATTATGGGAAATGTTTCTTGGGGTGCTGAAATTATTGCCGGAGGCTCTATTATTGTTTATGGGGCGCTTCGTGGTCGTGCGATTGCAGGGCTTGAGGGCGCCTCTGACGCACGTGTGATTGCACAGCAATTTGAAGCTGAGCTCATTGCTATTGATGGTTACTATTCCGTTCTTGAAAATTTTCCAGCCGATCTTATTGGAAAACCAGCACAAGCAAAACTGATCAATAAACGTGTTGAACTTTTAGGCATTCCATCATCAAAAACAGTAACAAGCACAAAAAGCACTAAGAAATAG
- the rpoB gene encoding DNA-directed RNA polymerase subunit beta yields the protein MVKEKAFNAKKKIRKSFGRIPEVVTMPNLIDVQRASYESFLQRDVDPDSRSPSGLQEVFRSVFPIHDFGGRGRLDFQRYEFETPKYDVEECLQRGLTYSAPLRVILRLTTWDIDEDTGARTIHDLKEQPVYMGEMPLMTENGTFIVNGTERVIVSQMHRSPGVFFDHDKGKTHSSGKYLYTARVIPYRGSWLDFEFDAKDILHVRIDRKRKLPVTTLLYALEGENSIKARNKKAEEGGDVDALDIQGMDQDEILREFYDTVSFFRHGKGWARSFDSEFFRGLKLLSPLVDADTGEVVAEAGAKLTARITKKIAENTKTVSATANDLIGRLVARDIVNKKTGLIYAEAGEEITEELLAEIQEAHVKELPTLAVDASHGPWIRDTMMADKNRTRDEALIDIYRIIRPGEPPTREAAEAMLSGLFFDVERYDLSPVGRVKMNMRLEEDVPDTVRTLRKEDIIRTIKVLCDLKDGRGQVDDIDNLGNRRVRSVGELMENQYRIGLLRMERAIRERMSSSPIDTAMPHDLINAKPAAAAVREFFGSSQLSQFMDQTNPLSEVTHKRRLSALGPGGLTRERAGFEVRDVHPTHYGRICPIETPEGPNIGLINSLATYARVNKYGFIETPYRLVQDGVLQDGFKYLSATEEEKLTVAQADAAQDPKTGRLTSELVSVRKSGDFRLVPPEQVTACDVSPKQLVSVAAALIPFLENDDANRALMGSNMQRQAVPLVQSDAPLVGTGMEAAVARDSGAAIVAKRGGVVDQVDGARVVIRATDDEDNIEGVDIYRLRKYMRSNQSTCINQRPLVKVGERVAAGDIIADGPSTEQGELALGRNVLVAFMPWNGYNYEDSILISERIARDDVFTSIHLEEFEVMARDTKLGQEEITRDIPNAGEEALRNLDEAGIVYVGAEVEPGDILVGKVTPKGESPMTPEEKLLRAIFGEKASDVRDTSLKLPPGTSGTVVDVRVFSRRGVDKDERAMAIERNEIERFAKDRDDECAIQERNFHDRLKARLVGQEVGAATKSKTVKNLKKGDTVTLELLREIPRSNWRDIPLADADTATSIQTICKEYDAAVARINAHFEDKVDKLQRGDELSPGVMKMVKIFVAVKRKLQPGDKMAGRHGNKGVVSRVVPIEDMPFLENGKAVDIVLNPLGVPSRMNVGQILETHLGWACANIGQNIGEIVDDYQRTGERRQELLDALKDVYGDRVFKEDIAEMSNDQLFELMKNIRKGVPIATPVFDGASIPDIEKMLEKAGVDVSGQSQLIDGRTGQKFERKTTVGYIYMLKLHHLVDDKIHSRSIGPYSLITQQPLGGKAQFGGQRFGEMEVWALEAYGAAYTLQEMLTVKSDDVSGRTKVYESIVREDEDFEAGIPESFNVLTKELKSLGLNVELEQGSN from the coding sequence ATGGTAAAAGAGAAAGCATTTAATGCGAAAAAGAAGATTCGGAAAAGCTTTGGGCGCATCCCTGAAGTCGTAACAATGCCGAATCTTATTGATGTTCAGAGAGCCTCTTATGAGAGCTTTTTGCAGCGTGACGTTGATCCTGATTCTCGTTCGCCTTCTGGGCTTCAGGAAGTTTTTCGTTCCGTATTTCCAATTCATGATTTTGGCGGACGTGGTCGTCTGGACTTTCAACGTTATGAATTTGAAACACCCAAATATGATGTTGAGGAATGCCTGCAGCGTGGCTTAACATATTCAGCGCCTTTGCGGGTTATTTTGCGTTTGACGACTTGGGATATTGATGAAGATACGGGAGCCCGTACAATTCATGATCTTAAGGAGCAGCCTGTTTATATGGGGGAAATGCCCCTAATGACAGAGAATGGCACCTTTATTGTTAACGGAACAGAGCGTGTTATTGTTTCTCAGATGCACCGTAGCCCAGGTGTTTTCTTCGATCATGATAAAGGTAAAACACATTCTTCCGGTAAGTATCTCTATACAGCACGTGTGATTCCTTACCGTGGTTCATGGCTCGATTTTGAATTTGATGCAAAAGATATTCTTCATGTTCGAATCGACCGTAAGCGTAAGCTGCCCGTGACAACGCTTCTTTATGCGCTTGAAGGTGAAAATTCCATCAAAGCACGCAATAAAAAGGCAGAAGAGGGCGGAGATGTTGATGCTCTAGACATCCAGGGAATGGATCAGGATGAAATTCTACGTGAATTTTATGATACCGTTTCTTTCTTCCGTCATGGAAAAGGCTGGGCACGTTCTTTTGATTCTGAATTTTTCCGTGGTCTGAAATTGCTTTCTCCATTGGTAGATGCCGATACTGGGGAAGTTGTTGCGGAAGCCGGGGCGAAGTTGACAGCACGTATCACCAAGAAAATTGCTGAAAACACAAAAACGGTGAGTGCAACAGCGAACGATCTGATTGGGCGTTTGGTTGCGCGCGATATTGTTAATAAAAAAACAGGTTTGATTTACGCAGAGGCTGGTGAGGAAATCACGGAAGAGCTTCTTGCTGAAATTCAAGAGGCGCACGTTAAAGAATTGCCAACCTTGGCTGTGGATGCTTCTCATGGTCCTTGGATCAGAGATACAATGATGGCGGATAAAAACCGTACACGTGATGAGGCGCTGATTGATATTTATCGCATCATTCGTCCGGGTGAGCCACCAACCCGTGAAGCGGCAGAAGCCATGCTGAGCGGCCTTTTCTTTGATGTTGAGCGCTACGATCTTTCCCCTGTTGGTCGTGTGAAAATGAACATGCGCCTTGAAGAGGATGTTCCAGATACAGTTCGTACGCTACGCAAAGAGGACATTATCCGCACCATTAAAGTTCTTTGTGACTTAAAAGATGGCCGTGGTCAGGTTGATGATATTGATAACCTTGGAAATCGTCGTGTCCGTTCCGTTGGTGAATTGATGGAAAATCAGTATCGGATCGGTCTGTTGCGTATGGAGCGTGCCATTCGTGAGAGAATGAGTTCTTCTCCAATCGATACAGCGATGCCGCACGACTTAATCAATGCAAAACCTGCTGCAGCAGCTGTTCGTGAGTTCTTCGGCTCATCACAGCTCAGTCAGTTTATGGATCAAACCAATCCACTTTCAGAAGTGACACATAAACGTCGTCTTTCTGCTTTGGGCCCAGGGGGTTTGACACGTGAGCGTGCAGGGTTTGAAGTCCGTGACGTTCATCCAACCCATTATGGTCGTATTTGCCCGATTGAAACGCCAGAAGGTCCAAATATTGGATTGATTAACTCTCTGGCAACTTATGCCCGCGTGAATAAATATGGTTTCATTGAAACGCCTTATCGCTTGGTGCAGGATGGTGTTCTTCAGGACGGCTTTAAATATCTCTCCGCAACGGAAGAGGAAAAACTTACCGTTGCGCAGGCAGATGCGGCGCAAGATCCTAAAACAGGTCGTTTAACCAGCGAATTGGTTTCTGTTCGTAAGTCTGGTGACTTCCGTTTGGTACCGCCAGAGCAGGTGACAGCTTGTGACGTTTCTCCAAAACAGCTCGTTTCTGTGGCCGCTGCTTTGATTCCCTTCTTGGAAAACGATGATGCGAACCGTGCATTGATGGGATCCAACATGCAGCGTCAGGCCGTGCCATTGGTTCAGTCTGATGCGCCGCTTGTCGGCACAGGAATGGAAGCGGCTGTTGCCCGTGATTCTGGTGCGGCGATCGTTGCAAAACGTGGCGGTGTTGTCGATCAGGTCGATGGTGCCCGTGTGGTTATCCGCGCAACAGATGACGAGGACAATATTGAGGGCGTTGATATTTACCGTTTGCGTAAATATATGCGTTCTAATCAATCCACTTGTATCAATCAGCGTCCTTTGGTTAAGGTGGGTGAACGTGTTGCTGCTGGTGATATTATTGCAGACGGCCCTTCCACAGAGCAGGGTGAGCTTGCGCTAGGTCGTAACGTTCTTGTGGCCTTTATGCCATGGAATGGTTACAACTATGAGGATTCTATTCTCATTTCAGAACGTATCGCACGTGATGATGTCTTTACTTCCATTCATTTGGAAGAATTTGAAGTCATGGCCCGTGATACAAAACTCGGACAAGAGGAAATCACACGTGATATTCCAAATGCCGGGGAAGAAGCGCTTAGAAATCTTGACGAGGCCGGTATTGTTTATGTCGGTGCAGAAGTCGAGCCGGGTGATATTCTCGTTGGTAAGGTGACCCCAAAAGGGGAAAGCCCAATGACACCGGAAGAAAAGCTCCTACGTGCTATCTTTGGGGAAAAGGCTTCAGATGTCCGTGATACGTCTTTGAAGCTTCCACCAGGCACAAGTGGAACCGTTGTTGATGTGCGTGTTTTCTCCCGCCGTGGTGTGGATAAAGATGAACGTGCAATGGCCATTGAGCGCAATGAAATCGAACGTTTTGCAAAAGATCGTGACGATGAGTGTGCCATTCAAGAACGCAACTTCCATGACCGTTTAAAAGCACGTCTTGTGGGTCAGGAAGTCGGTGCCGCAACAAAATCCAAAACGGTTAAAAACCTTAAAAAAGGGGATACGGTCACGTTAGAACTCTTGAGAGAAATCCCACGTTCTAACTGGAGAGATATTCCTTTAGCCGATGCAGATACCGCAACTTCTATTCAGACAATTTGTAAAGAATATGATGCGGCGGTTGCACGGATTAATGCCCATTTCGAGGATAAAGTTGATAAGCTACAACGTGGTGATGAACTTTCCCCGGGCGTAATGAAAATGGTCAAAATTTTTGTTGCGGTGAAGCGTAAGCTTCAGCCAGGTGACAAAATGGCTGGGCGTCATGGAAATAAGGGTGTGGTCTCCCGTGTTGTGCCAATTGAAGATATGCCATTCCTTGAGAACGGAAAGGCTGTTGATATTGTTTTGAACCCATTGGGTGTGCCTTCTCGTATGAATGTCGGGCAGATCCTCGAAACCCATCTCGGCTGGGCATGTGCCAATATTGGCCAAAATATTGGTGAAATTGTTGATGATTATCAGCGCACAGGTGAGCGTCGTCAGGAACTTCTGGATGCCTTAAAAGATGTTTATGGCGATCGTGTCTTCAAAGAAGATATTGCAGAGATGTCTAATGATCAGCTTTTTGAGTTGATGAAAAACATCCGTAAAGGTGTGCCTATTGCAACCCCAGTCTTTGACGGAGCTTCTATTCCAGATATTGAAAAAATGCTGGAAAAAGCGGGTGTTGATGTCTCTGGGCAGTCTCAGTTGATTGATGGGCGTACAGGGCAGAAATTTGAGCGTAAAACAACCGTTGGTTATATTTACATGCTTAAACTGCATCACTTGGTCGATGATAAAATCCATTCCCGTTCCATTGGGCCTTACTCTCTCATCACCCAGCAGCCGCTGGGAGGTAAAGCGCAGTTCGGTGGGCAGCGTTTTGGGGAGATGGAAGTCTGGGCATTGGAAGCATACGGCGCAGCCTATACGCTTCAAGAAATGCTTACAGTTAAATCAGATGACGTTTCTGGACGAACAAAAGTTTATGAATCCATCGTTCGTGAGGATGAGGATTTTGAAGCGGGTATTCCGGAAAGCTTTAACGTTTTGACAAAAGAGTTGAAATCACTTGGTCTTAACGTCGAGCTGGAACAGGGCTCTAACTGA
- a CDS encoding 50S ribosomal protein L1, translating into MAIKSKKQKAIAEKLDIARAYPLEEAVKLIREFATSKFDETIEVALRLGIDPRHADQMVRGMVSLPHGTGKNLRVAVLARGPKAEEAKAAGADIVGAEDLVAEIQSGKIDFDRCIATPDMMALVGRLGKILGPRGLMPNPRLGTVTMNVKEAVESAKAGQVEYRAEKSGIVHAGVGKASFDEKKLEENIRALLDAVQKDKPSGAKGVYMKALSVSSTMGPGIAVDMSGITQ; encoded by the coding sequence ATGGCGATTAAAAGCAAAAAACAAAAAGCAATCGCAGAAAAGCTTGATATTGCACGCGCTTATCCATTGGAAGAAGCCGTTAAGCTTATTCGTGAATTTGCAACCTCTAAGTTTGATGAAACAATTGAAGTTGCTTTGCGTCTCGGTATTGACCCACGCCATGCGGATCAAATGGTTCGTGGCATGGTCTCTTTGCCACATGGTACCGGTAAAAATTTGCGTGTTGCCGTTCTCGCACGTGGTCCAAAAGCTGAAGAAGCTAAGGCCGCTGGTGCAGATATTGTCGGCGCTGAAGATTTGGTTGCTGAAATCCAATCTGGTAAGATTGACTTCGATCGCTGCATCGCAACGCCGGATATGATGGCGCTTGTTGGGCGTTTGGGTAAGATTCTTGGGCCTCGTGGTTTGATGCCAAACCCACGTCTTGGAACCGTTACCATGAATGTTAAAGAAGCTGTTGAAAGCGCTAAAGCTGGTCAGGTTGAATATCGTGCTGAAAAAAGCGGTATTGTGCATGCAGGTGTTGGTAAAGCTTCTTTCGATGAGAAAAAGCTTGAAGAAAATATTCGTGCACTTCTTGATGCTGTCCAAAAGGATAAGCCATCAGGTGCAAAAGGTGTCTATATGAAAGCCCTTTCTGTCTCCTCAACAATGGGGCCAGGAATTGCTGTAGATATGTCTGGAATTACGCAATAA
- a CDS encoding 50S ribosomal protein L10, with the protein MNRNEKEALVTSLAKVFETANIVIVSRNEGLNADETSELRQRIRSAGASYKVAKNRLVTRALPNTSYENLADLFQGPTAISWADEPVAVAKALTDFAKTNKKLVVVGGALGNQVLDENAIKALSELPSLEELRAKLAGLVVSVPSKIARLAQAPASQIARLAAMKPEGEEA; encoded by the coding sequence TTGAACCGCAATGAGAAAGAAGCTTTAGTCACATCGCTGGCTAAAGTATTTGAGACCGCAAATATTGTGATTGTCTCCCGAAATGAGGGTCTAAATGCCGACGAGACGAGTGAACTTCGTCAAAGAATTCGCTCTGCTGGTGCGTCATATAAGGTTGCGAAAAATCGTTTGGTGACACGGGCTTTACCGAATACATCATACGAAAATCTTGCTGACCTTTTCCAAGGTCCAACAGCAATTTCATGGGCAGATGAGCCTGTGGCCGTTGCAAAAGCGCTTACCGATTTTGCAAAAACGAACAAAAAGCTCGTTGTTGTTGGTGGTGCTCTTGGAAACCAAGTTCTTGATGAGAACGCAATTAAGGCCTTGTCTGAATTGCCATCTCTTGAAGAGCTTCGTGCCAAACTTGCTGGCTTGGTTGTGAGTGTGCCGTCTAAAATTGCTAGATTGGCGCAAGCGCCTGCTAGCCAGATTGCACGTCTTGCAGCAATGAAACCTGAAGGGGAAGAAGCTTAA
- a CDS encoding 50S ribosomal protein L7/L12, translating into MADLAKIVDELSALTVLEAAELSKLLEEKWGVSAAAPVAAAAAPAAAGAAAEEKTEFDVILANAGAKKINVIKEVRGITGLGLKEAKDLVEGAPKTLKEGVSKDEADKIKKALEEAGATVEVK; encoded by the coding sequence ATGGCTGATTTAGCTAAAATTGTTGACGAACTATCTGCTCTTACAGTTCTAGAAGCTGCTGAGCTTTCCAAACTTTTGGAAGAAAAATGGGGTGTTTCTGCTGCTGCGCCTGTCGCTGCTGCCGCTGCTCCTGCTGCTGCTGGTGCCGCTGCTGAAGAAAAGACAGAATTTGATGTCATCTTGGCAAATGCTGGCGCAAAAAAGATCAACGTCATTAAAGAAGTCCGTGGTATCACAGGGCTTGGCTTGAAAGAAGCTAAAGACTTGGTTGAAGGCGCACCAAAAACACTTAAAGAAGGTGTTTCCAAAGACGAAGCTGACAAGATCAAAAAAGCTCTTGAAGAAGCTGGCGCAACAGTCGAAGTTAAATAA
- the rplK gene encoding 50S ribosomal protein L11, with product MAKKIVGYIKLQIPAGKANPSPPVGPALGQRGLNIMQFCKEFNAATQGMEAGMPIPVVITAYADRTFSFITKTPPNTYFLLKAAKITKGSQTVGRAAEVGSVTVDQLREIAEIKAKDLNSHDVEAAVRMLIGSARSMGIKVTGA from the coding sequence ATGGCCAAAAAAATTGTTGGCTACATTAAACTACAAATTCCGGCTGGTAAGGCGAACCCTTCACCACCAGTCGGTCCTGCGCTTGGTCAGCGTGGCCTTAACATTATGCAATTCTGTAAAGAATTCAATGCGGCAACGCAGGGTATGGAAGCAGGGATGCCAATTCCTGTCGTGATTACTGCATATGCAGATCGCACATTCAGCTTTATTACAAAAACACCGCCAAACACATATTTCTTGCTCAAAGCAGCAAAAATTACAAAAGGTTCTCAAACCGTTGGTCGTGCTGCTGAAGTCGGATCTGTTACGGTCGATCAGCTTCGTGAGATTGCTGAAATCAAGGCAAAAGACTTGAATTCACATGATGTCGAAGCAGCCGTGCGTATGCTGATTGGTTCCGCCCGTTCCATGGGCATTAAAGTGACGGGAGCTTAA